In Telopea speciosissima isolate NSW1024214 ecotype Mountain lineage chromosome 10, Tspe_v1, whole genome shotgun sequence, the DNA window TATTGATTTAGAAACGATTTTCGATTTGATTAGGGGCTGAACGATCTTTTTGTGCACAAAAGCATTTGTTTGTGTCTAGACATAGGAACCATGCCACTGATTGActtaataataaagaaataaaaaagaaaaaaaaaaaaaagaaaaaaaactgtcCGAGCATAgcttatgccagcactcccatgtgtcatCTCTCCTCTTCCCATTTAAAATGAATCTTTGCCATTTGCTTGGGGAGGAGAGATACCAGGGGAGCACAGGCATAGTCCATTCTAGAAAACTACTTCTAAAAAAAATCATGTTGtgtatagggatgtaaacggacaggattcggctcggatagtgctacatccgcatccgattagctttcggacggattcagatagtgctaaatgaatacagacacggatacagatcgaatattttatccgtttacatgtaaatatagctttttggatagctatagcctatccgtatccacacctgtttagctttcggacggactcagatagtgctaaacagatacggacatggattcaaaaacggatttcggctattcatttacacccatAGACTTGTGCACAATTGGCTTTTCTTCCACAACTCTCCTCCATCCACAACTTTAAACTGTTCTGTCCTTTGGGGGGGGTTGTTTGGTTGTCCCTTGAGGGTTGGTTTGGGTTTTATCACAATTGTGCCCCCAAAAAATGTTATTTTCTGTTGATGGAATAAAAAataggggtgctgttctctgtgccgctccgcccagacacatggaggtgggtgcaatgaccaccctgccccctgagtggcaggcccatatGCCTGGCGCAGCCTACGCTGCAGCacaaaaaacattctccctaaaaaatATCTGTAGAAGTAACCATTTAAATTGGAGTGAGAGTGCGGGATAGGCCATTAACAGAATTGAAGTACTTGTGTTGCTAAAAAGCCGAAAGGGGCGACGAGAGTTCTACTATATTGTGGCCAATAATGGAGAGCAAAGCAAGCATGGTGTGTTAGaattttatttctaataaaattccatatggttataattaaatccctaaaccaggctaatttgggttttggtctaataaagtggggtcattaagttatattagaagtctaatgtggactggcttagtgtgggccagatagattcctattgggactatgatgagtcagaccctatagggattactatataaggagagctaagTCCCctctctacccatcacaacttattattctcaattgctattgaggagtgcattcttgaaagagggagatattcagtgttcgtcgtccctgcgcatttggtattctcatcaagccagttactttgggaatagaggggaagcacctagatctttgttctttatgtTTCGTTGCAATGATTATCACTATGGATGTGAAACAAGGTTGGTGAttttatccctattttctattatttatttgattgtgttcttgaacgtccTATGGAGAttctggcttttgggattttatccctattcggatcgattcatTCTAACATGGTGAACCGTCTTCTTGTTGTGAAACAGAAGTCCGATAAGAGCTATACTCAGATTGCGGAGGAGACAGGACTGACAAATGTGTATGTGGGTCAGCTATTGCGGAGGCAGGCTCAACTCAAGCCCTCCACTGTCCCTAAACTTAGGGCTTCACTGCTGGACCTCACCAACAACCTCATCCAGGAGATGATGAATCCTCCTATGAGGTCTTACGATCCTGAAATTATCAGAGAACCTGCTATTTACAGGTGGGTATCAGTTATCTATTCTAATTTCAGTGATTTTGATTCTCTATTGTTCATTCAAATTCAGATCACCCATTTGATTGTGTAGAGTAGAGATTCTAACATTATTTAATGAATAACTCTTGAATAGGGATTCAATTTCATTTCTTGTTTAATGTCTGCACTACTTAGTTAAAGTAGGATCCCTTGTGGATTCCTTCTTTAGCTctaggggattttttttttttttcaattggatAAAGGACAGTATTACTTTCTTATTTCACTTTTACTACAAAACAGATGCAGTGAAATActaaaattgagagagagagagagcctcaACCACTCTATTAAACTTCCTTCTTAAAACCAATTGATTCGAAGTGGGGTGGTCTCTTGTGACTCTTGTACTAGATAGTTGGAGCATCTTACATGCAGGCCTTCTGGGCTTTGTCTTCGTAGGTGGAATAGGGTCCATCATCGACGGAGGCCTAACATACCTTCTCTGCCAATATATTAAACTTCCATCTTAAAACCGATTAGATTGAAGTGGGGTGGCCACTTATGGCTCTTATTCAAAATGATGGGGTGTTGTGCTActcaaaactctctctctctctctctctcatacacacaCTGACACACCCATGAGATTT includes these proteins:
- the LOC122642431 gene encoding cyanate hydratase-like isoform X3 — its product is MESKASMVNRLLVVKQKSDKSYTQIAEETGLTNVYVGQLLRRQAQLKPSTVPKLRASLLDLTNNLIQEMMNPPMRSYDPEIIREPAIYRFNEGVMHFGESIKEIINEEFGDGIMSAIDFYCSVDKIKGVDGKDRVVVTFDGKYLPHSEMRAEDMVSRIRLQ
- the LOC122642431 gene encoding cyanate hydratase-like isoform X4, which gives rise to MESKASMVNRLLVVKQKSDKSYTQIAEETGLTNVYVGQLLRRQAQLKPSTVPKLRASLLDLTNNLIQEMMNPPMRSYDPEIIREPAIYRFNEGVMHFGESIKEIINEEFGDGIMSAIDFYCSVDKIKGVDGKDRVVVTFDGKYLPHSEMRAENMMSKIRLQ